One Buchnera aphidicola (Anoecia corni) genomic region harbors:
- a CDS encoding HesB/IscA family protein, whose translation MTFNKKSIFVPKYGDWLGIIITNNATMQIYRLLCNNKEKNIKFFLKKSGCAGFRYGIEVYYKRNDINHVIFIHKNMNIYVLKKDVKFLDGITIDYIKNGINRNFTFYNSKELHRCGCGESFNI comes from the coding sequence ATGACATTCAATAAAAAAAGTATTTTTGTTCCTAAATATGGAGATTGGTTAGGAATAATTATAACTAATAATGCGACAATGCAAATATATCGTTTATTATGTAATAATAAAGAGAAAAATATAAAATTTTTTTTAAAAAAATCTGGATGCGCTGGGTTTCGTTATGGGATAGAAGTGTATTATAAAAGAAATGATATAAATCATGTTATATTTATACATAAAAATATGAATATTTATGTATTAAAAAAAGATGTTAAATTTTTAGATGGAATTACTATTGACTATATTAAGAACGGAATAAATAGAAATTTTACTTTTTATAATTCTAAAGAATTACACCGTTGCGGATGTGGAGAAAGTTTCAATATATAG
- a CDS encoding 3-deoxy-7-phosphoheptulonate synthase, translated as MKKTDELRTIRIDPLITPAELAKRYTITSSIMDNVIQTRKNIANIIRGKDKRLLVIIGPCSLHDPIAAIEYATNLCKLRKKFHERLEIIMRTYFEKPRTVVGWKGLISDPYLDGSMKVNDGLSIARKLLLDINSLGMPAATEFLDMVIGQFIADLISWGAIGARTTESQIHREMASALSCPVGFKNGTDGNIRIAIDAIRATQVKHLFLAPNKHGQMCINHTSGNPFGHLIMRGGTMPNYHSENITQAVKYLKKFNLPEHLMIDFSHGNCLKQHLRQIDVCESVTRQIKTGSKSIIGVMIESFLKEGSQSLKPKNQLVYGQSITDPCLNWKDSELIINKLAESVDNRF; from the coding sequence ATGAAAAAAACAGATGAACTACGTACTATACGAATTGATCCATTAATAACTCCAGCTGAGTTAGCTAAACGTTATACTATAACTTCATCTATTATGGACAATGTTATACAAACTCGAAAAAACATCGCTAATATTATTAGAGGAAAAGATAAACGATTATTAGTTATCATCGGACCATGTTCTCTACACGATCCTATAGCAGCAATTGAATATGCTACTAATCTTTGCAAATTAAGAAAAAAATTTCATGAAAGATTAGAAATAATTATGAGAACATATTTTGAAAAACCTAGAACTGTTGTAGGATGGAAGGGATTAATTTCTGATCCTTACCTAGATGGAAGTATGAAAGTCAACGACGGATTGAGTATTGCTCGAAAACTATTACTTGACATAAATTCTCTAGGAATGCCAGCTGCAACAGAATTTTTAGATATGGTCATAGGACAATTTATTGCAGACTTAATTAGTTGGGGAGCAATAGGAGCGAGAACAACAGAAAGTCAAATTCATCGAGAAATGGCTTCAGCTTTATCTTGTCCAGTAGGATTTAAAAATGGAACAGATGGTAACATAAGAATAGCTATTGATGCTATTCGTGCTACACAAGTTAAGCATCTTTTCTTAGCTCCGAATAAACATGGTCAAATGTGTATTAATCATACTAGCGGAAACCCGTTTGGACATCTGATTATGCGAGGTGGAACGATGCCTAACTATCATTCCGAAAATATCACGCAAGCGGTTAAATATTTAAAAAAATTTAATTTACCAGAACACTTAATGATAGATTTTAGTCACGGTAATTGTCTAAAACAACATTTGAGACAAATTGACGTATGCGAATCAGTGACTAGACAAATAAAAACAGGATCAAAGTCTATAATAGGTGTTATGATTGAAAGTTTTTTAAAAGAAGGATCTCAATCTCTAAAACCAAAAAATCAATTAGTATATGGACAATCTATTACTGATCCAT